A genomic region of Gossypium hirsutum isolate 1008001.06 chromosome D01, Gossypium_hirsutum_v2.1, whole genome shotgun sequence contains the following coding sequences:
- the LOC107922457 gene encoding bifunctional purine biosynthesis protein PurH isoform X2, with the protein MLGTAASAATISPTTAHAANTIRRAFHSNPFNSLSSFHHSILCARFRCLSLRSFTAVSTKAMSHPQTLDAPHPQSSAAGNKQALISLSDKKDLALLGSGLQELGYTIVSTGGTASALENAGVSVTKVEQLTCFPEMLDGRVKTLHPNIHGGILARRDQKHHMEALNKYGIGTFDVVVVNLYPFYDKVTSMGGIAFDDGIENIDIGGPAMIRAAAKNHKDVLVVVDSQDYAALLEFLDGSQDDQQFRRKLAWKAFEHVASYDSAVSEWLWKQTVGDKFPPSLTVPLSLKSSLRYGENPHQKAAFYVDKSLSEVNAGGIATAIQHHGKEMSYNNYLDADAAWNCVSEFRNPTCVVVKHTNPCGVASRDDILEAYRLAVKADPVSAFGGIVAFNIEVDEALAKEIREFRSPTDGETRMFYEIVVAPKYTEKGLEILRGKSKTLRILEAKKNEKGKLSLRQVGGGWLAQDSDDLTPEDIQFNVVSEKKPQDNELCDAEFAWLCVKHVKSNAIVIAKDNRMLGMGSGQPNRLESLRIALRKAGDEVKGAALASDAFFPFAWKDAVEEACESGIGVIAEPGGSIRDGDAVDCCNKYGVSLLLTNVRHFKH; encoded by the exons ATGTTGGGGACAGCCGCTTCTGCAGCCACCATCTCTCCCACTACTGCTCACGCCGCCAACACCATACGCCGCGCCTTTCACAGtaatcctttcaattctctctcTTCTTTTCATCACTCTATTCTCTGCGCTCGCTTTCGTTGCCTCTCGCTACGCTCTTTCACCGCTGTTTCCACCAAAGCCATGTCTCACCCTCAGACCCTCGATGCTCCTCACCCTCAATCCTCTGCTGCTG GCAATAAGCAAGCACTAATATCTTTGTCTGACAAGAAAGACCTGGCTTTGCTTGGCAGTGGCCTTCAAGAACTGGG GTATACTATTGTTTCAACTGGAGGAACTGCATCTGCCTTAGAAAATGCTGGTGTATCTGTAACCAAAGTGGAGCAACTTACTTGTTTCCCCGAAATG CTTGACGGTCGTGTGAAAACACTACATCCCAACATACATGGTGGTATTCTTGCTAGAAGAGACCAAAAACATCATATGGAAGCTCTTAATAAGTACGGCATTG GTACATTTGATGTGGTGGTTGTGAACTTGTACCCCTTTTATGATAAAGTTACTTCTATGGGAGGAATCGCCTTTGACGATGGCATCGAGAATATTGATATTGGTGGCCCTGCAATGATTAGAGCTGCGGCAAAG AATCACAAGGATGTCTTGGTTGTTGTTGACTCACAAGACTATGCTGCACTCCTTGAATTCCTTGACGGCAGTCAGGATGATCAACAGTTCCGGAGAAAGCTTGCTTGGAAGGCTTTTGAGCATGTTGCTTCTTATGATTCTGCAGTTTCAGAGTGGCTCTGGAAGCAGACTGTGGGAG ATAAATTCCCTCCCAGCTTGACGGTGCCATTATCCCTCAAAAGTTCACTTCGCTATGGTGAAAATCCTCATCAGAAGGCTGCATTTTATGTTGACAAGAGTCTGTCTGAGGTCAATGCTGGTGGTATTGCAACTGCTATTCAACACCATGGGAAG GAAATGTCATATAATAACTATTTAGATGCCGATGCTGCTTGGAATTGTGTCTCTGAGTTTAGGAACCCTACATGTGTGGTTGTAAAGCACACAAATCCATGTGGAGTAGCTTCTCGTGATGACATCCTTGAGGCTTACAGGCTCGCTGTGAAAGCTGATCCAGTGAGTGCATTTGGAGGAATTGTAGCCTTCAACATAGAAGTAGATGAG GCTCTTGCTAAGGAAATTCGAGAGTTCCGAAGCCCAACGGATGGTGAAACTCGAATGTTTTATGAGATTGTTGTGGCTCCTAAGTATACAGAGAAGGGACTTGAGATCCTCCGTGGAAAATCGAAAACATTGAGGATCCTTGAAGCAAAGAAGAATGAGAAAGGGAAGCTCTCACTACGACAGGTTGGTGGTGGTTGGTTAGCCCAGGATTCAGATGATTTGACCCCCGAGGATATCCAGTTCAATGTGGTATCCGAGAAGAAGCCACAAGATAATGAGCTTTGTGATGCAGAATTTGCATGGCTGTGTGTTAAGCATGTCAAGAGCAATGCTATTGTAATAGCAAAG GACAACCGTATGTTGGGAATGGGAAGCGGGCAGCCAAACCGTCTGGAGAGCTTGAGAATAGCTTTGAGGAAAGCAGGAGATGAGGTCAAGGGAGCTGCTTTAGCTAGTGATGCATTTTTCCCATTTG CTTGGAAAGATGCAGTGGAAGAAGCTTGTGAAAGTGGTATTGGAGTGATTGCAGAGCCTGGAGGGAGCATTAGAGATGGGGATGCTGTGGACTGTTGTAACAAGTATGGAGTTTCATTGCTTTTAACAAATGTGAGGCACTTCAAGCATTGA
- the LOC107922457 gene encoding bifunctional purine biosynthesis protein PurH isoform X1 produces the protein MLGTAASAATISPTTAHAANTIRRAFHSNPFNSLSSFHHSILCARFRCLSLRSFTAVSTKAMSHPQTLDAPHPQSSAAGNKQALISLSDKKDLALLGSGLQELGYTIVSTGGTASALENAGVSVTKVEQLTCFPEMVLDGRVKTLHPNIHGGILARRDQKHHMEALNKYGIGTFDVVVVNLYPFYDKVTSMGGIAFDDGIENIDIGGPAMIRAAAKNHKDVLVVVDSQDYAALLEFLDGSQDDQQFRRKLAWKAFEHVASYDSAVSEWLWKQTVGDKFPPSLTVPLSLKSSLRYGENPHQKAAFYVDKSLSEVNAGGIATAIQHHGKEMSYNNYLDADAAWNCVSEFRNPTCVVVKHTNPCGVASRDDILEAYRLAVKADPVSAFGGIVAFNIEVDEALAKEIREFRSPTDGETRMFYEIVVAPKYTEKGLEILRGKSKTLRILEAKKNEKGKLSLRQVGGGWLAQDSDDLTPEDIQFNVVSEKKPQDNELCDAEFAWLCVKHVKSNAIVIAKDNRMLGMGSGQPNRLESLRIALRKAGDEVKGAALASDAFFPFAWKDAVEEACESGIGVIAEPGGSIRDGDAVDCCNKYGVSLLLTNVRHFKH, from the exons ATGTTGGGGACAGCCGCTTCTGCAGCCACCATCTCTCCCACTACTGCTCACGCCGCCAACACCATACGCCGCGCCTTTCACAGtaatcctttcaattctctctcTTCTTTTCATCACTCTATTCTCTGCGCTCGCTTTCGTTGCCTCTCGCTACGCTCTTTCACCGCTGTTTCCACCAAAGCCATGTCTCACCCTCAGACCCTCGATGCTCCTCACCCTCAATCCTCTGCTGCTG GCAATAAGCAAGCACTAATATCTTTGTCTGACAAGAAAGACCTGGCTTTGCTTGGCAGTGGCCTTCAAGAACTGGG GTATACTATTGTTTCAACTGGAGGAACTGCATCTGCCTTAGAAAATGCTGGTGTATCTGTAACCAAAGTGGAGCAACTTACTTGTTTCCCCGAAATGGTG CTTGACGGTCGTGTGAAAACACTACATCCCAACATACATGGTGGTATTCTTGCTAGAAGAGACCAAAAACATCATATGGAAGCTCTTAATAAGTACGGCATTG GTACATTTGATGTGGTGGTTGTGAACTTGTACCCCTTTTATGATAAAGTTACTTCTATGGGAGGAATCGCCTTTGACGATGGCATCGAGAATATTGATATTGGTGGCCCTGCAATGATTAGAGCTGCGGCAAAG AATCACAAGGATGTCTTGGTTGTTGTTGACTCACAAGACTATGCTGCACTCCTTGAATTCCTTGACGGCAGTCAGGATGATCAACAGTTCCGGAGAAAGCTTGCTTGGAAGGCTTTTGAGCATGTTGCTTCTTATGATTCTGCAGTTTCAGAGTGGCTCTGGAAGCAGACTGTGGGAG ATAAATTCCCTCCCAGCTTGACGGTGCCATTATCCCTCAAAAGTTCACTTCGCTATGGTGAAAATCCTCATCAGAAGGCTGCATTTTATGTTGACAAGAGTCTGTCTGAGGTCAATGCTGGTGGTATTGCAACTGCTATTCAACACCATGGGAAG GAAATGTCATATAATAACTATTTAGATGCCGATGCTGCTTGGAATTGTGTCTCTGAGTTTAGGAACCCTACATGTGTGGTTGTAAAGCACACAAATCCATGTGGAGTAGCTTCTCGTGATGACATCCTTGAGGCTTACAGGCTCGCTGTGAAAGCTGATCCAGTGAGTGCATTTGGAGGAATTGTAGCCTTCAACATAGAAGTAGATGAG GCTCTTGCTAAGGAAATTCGAGAGTTCCGAAGCCCAACGGATGGTGAAACTCGAATGTTTTATGAGATTGTTGTGGCTCCTAAGTATACAGAGAAGGGACTTGAGATCCTCCGTGGAAAATCGAAAACATTGAGGATCCTTGAAGCAAAGAAGAATGAGAAAGGGAAGCTCTCACTACGACAGGTTGGTGGTGGTTGGTTAGCCCAGGATTCAGATGATTTGACCCCCGAGGATATCCAGTTCAATGTGGTATCCGAGAAGAAGCCACAAGATAATGAGCTTTGTGATGCAGAATTTGCATGGCTGTGTGTTAAGCATGTCAAGAGCAATGCTATTGTAATAGCAAAG GACAACCGTATGTTGGGAATGGGAAGCGGGCAGCCAAACCGTCTGGAGAGCTTGAGAATAGCTTTGAGGAAAGCAGGAGATGAGGTCAAGGGAGCTGCTTTAGCTAGTGATGCATTTTTCCCATTTG CTTGGAAAGATGCAGTGGAAGAAGCTTGTGAAAGTGGTATTGGAGTGATTGCAGAGCCTGGAGGGAGCATTAGAGATGGGGATGCTGTGGACTGTTGTAACAAGTATGGAGTTTCATTGCTTTTAACAAATGTGAGGCACTTCAAGCATTGA